A window of Metabacillus sp. B2-18 contains these coding sequences:
- the ilvA gene encoding threonine ammonia-lyase: protein MNLSDFFNAREKFKGIVHTTPLDHSKTFSHLAQNDVYLKLENLQKTGSFKVRGSYNKLISLTKEELNKGVVAASAGNHAQGVAYSSQMLGIPCTIVMPKGAPLSKVLATKQYGAKVILEGAVFDEALAYALEYCDSIGGTFIHAFDDEEVIIGQGTVGIEIMEQLPDVDAIVCPVGGGGLIAGVAKAVKESNPNVSVYGVQTLACPSMKQSLLEKKPVMVEATPTMADGIAVKKPGLKTFDIIKEYVDDIVCVDEMEIARTMLMVLERSKLLVEGSGASSLAALLYQKLGLKDKKVIAVLSGGNVDVNFIARIIERGLVESGRYAHFSITLKDKPGELQKVLSEITDLNANVQYVNLQHIGKHIYPGFAQLEMSVETKNHNHIEELHKVLKDKGYNVQMDETLFDQYPAGFGTPLEYRV from the coding sequence TTGAACTTAAGTGATTTTTTCAATGCCAGGGAAAAGTTTAAAGGAATTGTTCACACCACTCCGTTAGATCATTCGAAAACTTTTAGTCATCTTGCACAAAATGATGTGTATTTAAAACTTGAGAATCTACAAAAAACAGGTTCCTTTAAAGTAAGGGGGTCTTATAATAAGCTTATTTCTCTTACAAAAGAAGAACTAAATAAAGGGGTCGTTGCAGCATCAGCTGGGAATCATGCTCAAGGTGTTGCGTATTCAAGTCAAATGCTTGGGATTCCTTGTACGATCGTAATGCCAAAGGGAGCGCCGTTAAGTAAAGTGCTAGCAACAAAGCAATATGGTGCAAAGGTCATTTTAGAAGGAGCTGTCTTTGATGAGGCTCTTGCTTATGCATTAGAATATTGTGATTCAATTGGAGGTACATTTATTCATGCTTTTGACGATGAAGAGGTTATCATCGGACAAGGAACAGTTGGAATTGAGATTATGGAACAGCTTCCAGACGTGGATGCCATTGTTTGCCCAGTTGGTGGGGGAGGGCTTATTGCGGGTGTTGCTAAGGCCGTGAAAGAAAGTAATCCAAATGTTTCAGTTTATGGTGTTCAAACTCTTGCCTGTCCAAGCATGAAGCAGTCACTTTTGGAAAAAAAACCGGTAATGGTTGAAGCGACCCCAACAATGGCAGATGGAATTGCTGTTAAAAAACCAGGACTGAAGACGTTTGATATTATTAAAGAGTATGTTGATGATATTGTTTGTGTGGATGAAATGGAAATTGCACGTACAATGCTAATGGTTTTAGAGAGAAGTAAACTGTTAGTCGAAGGCTCTGGTGCTAGTTCGTTAGCAGCACTTCTTTATCAAAAACTTGGATTGAAGGATAAAAAAGTAATAGCGGTATTAAGTGGTGGAAATGTGGATGTTAATTTTATTGCGAGAATTATTGAGCGGGGGTTAGTTGAATCAGGTAGGTATGCTCATTTTTCCATAACGCTAAAAGATAAACCAGGTGAGCTTCAGAAAGTATTAAGCGAGATAACCGATTTAAATGCAAATGTTCAATATGTTAATCTCCAGCATATAGGAAAACATATTTATCCAGGATTTGCTCAGCTCGAAATGTCAGTTGAAACAAAAAACCATAATCATATTGAAGAGCTTCATAAGGTGTTAAAAGATAAAGGCTATAATGTTCAGATGGATGAAACACTTTTCGATCAGTATCCTGCGGGATTTGGAACACCTTTAGAGTACCGTGTATGA
- a CDS encoding response regulator transcription factor, translating into MRSSEGCRVVIVDDEQLIRQGIKHYMQWEQEGFQIVGEASNGQEALELIEKTKPHIVLTDIVMPIMDGEELTRIVKSKYPHIEIIILSSYGDFEYVRSTFQNGAVDYILKPKLDTESLLTVLKTAVSRIPSLQGGKDESTVDVNIGHIIEKFISGYDTQYDENLILEVFPYSNFRLVAIDYRLIEDKSLEDISAINSEIEVLITSFEKDVKLEIFKIEEDVSVFLVNGSEDFSTLILELPPKILEHHSQLSILISETFTSFSQIWLKYNEVIKKMLQYRFYFPETNIVIEKNLLKETPKIVSFNLDKFTNDFKHERFDLAFSYLDEHVTALSSSFTTDIFEYKSFFGNVIFTISVLLSNLDFDVKNLENEKFSFFNKIDSAKTANGVVQQLQLFITKAKEVITTKKAQLGFSNFQLILDYIEEHYAEPLSLSDVANTFHFNPSYLSSVLSKLL; encoded by the coding sequence TTGAGATCTAGTGAAGGGTGTAGAGTAGTCATTGTTGATGATGAGCAGTTAATCAGGCAAGGAATTAAGCATTATATGCAGTGGGAGCAGGAAGGGTTTCAAATTGTCGGGGAAGCTTCAAATGGTCAGGAGGCTCTAGAGTTAATAGAAAAAACGAAGCCTCATATTGTGTTAACAGATATTGTGATGCCAATTATGGATGGTGAAGAGTTAACTCGAATTGTTAAAAGTAAATATCCACATATTGAAATTATTATTTTAAGTAGCTATGGTGATTTTGAATATGTAAGATCTACTTTTCAAAATGGGGCAGTTGACTATATTTTAAAGCCTAAGCTTGATACAGAATCATTGCTTACCGTGTTAAAAACGGCAGTAAGCCGAATTCCTTCGTTACAAGGTGGAAAAGATGAATCGACTGTTGATGTGAATATTGGACATATTATTGAAAAGTTTATTTCAGGCTATGACACACAATACGATGAAAATCTCATTTTAGAGGTATTTCCTTATTCTAACTTTCGTTTGGTTGCAATTGATTATAGATTAATAGAAGATAAGAGTTTAGAGGATATTTCTGCGATTAATTCTGAAATCGAAGTACTTATCACTTCATTTGAGAAGGATGTGAAACTAGAAATCTTCAAAATAGAAGAAGATGTAAGCGTATTCCTAGTTAATGGTAGTGAAGATTTTTCAACTTTAATTTTAGAGCTCCCTCCTAAAATATTGGAGCATCATTCTCAACTTTCCATACTAATCTCTGAGACTTTTACAAGCTTTTCACAAATTTGGTTAAAATACAACGAAGTGATTAAAAAGATGCTTCAATATCGGTTTTATTTTCCCGAAACCAATATAGTAATAGAAAAGAATCTTCTAAAAGAAACTCCAAAGATCGTTTCTTTTAACCTTGATAAATTTACGAATGACTTTAAACATGAACGGTTTGATTTGGCATTTTCTTATTTAGACGAACATGTAACTGCGTTGTCTTCAAGCTTTACGACAGATATTTTTGAGTACAAATCATTCTTCGGAAATGTTATTTTTACGATTTCCGTTTTGTTAAGCAATTTAGATTTTGATGTGAAAAATTTAGAAAATGAAAAATTTAGTTTTTTTAATAAAATTGATAGTGCAAAAACAGCAAATGGTGTTGTTCAGCAGTTACAACTATTTATTACAAAAGCAAAAGAAGTGATTACTACAAAGAAAGCTCAACTAGGTTTTTCCAATTTTCAACTCATCCTTGATTATATAGAAGAACATTATGCCGAACCGCTTAGTTTGAGCGATGTTGCTAATACTTTTCATTTTAATCCCTCTTATCTATCAAGCGTATTGTCAAAACTTCTATAA
- a CDS encoding sensor histidine kinase, with the protein MNVFQKYFKHNGLFVIMFSISVISIISVSIIITWTTFRMSEQFFIDKFSITNAKVMDQIKDSFESYNYSIVLASNNILQSGTIRRIMTEEQSNRQKMNSFYQMSEQMKRIKSNVDAYETEIIVTGINGMSYATNRPYWMISDEDLKTHNITNVSLQNPKRLIYQHDRRMKETKNKEDEQYIIATKPLMERISGTIYGMMYFPIHESEFRKFYNNYTSTGNDVYVLDKTGRIISSNKTDLIGEKAEELLQYIKENNDKGENYIVKEFKGTDSIIFWEYIPSLDMYLFNLIDQKTAIGDLINKKQIALMLFFIVVIALIIVFFISRRMTNSLSTLVKQISDASKYDFDQYVLVSGTYETRQIGKAFNSMLDELQDYLEKLVLYQKQKRNAELAALQQQINPHFLYNTLTSIKFMIQQGGKGEAEETINSLISLLQNTIGNVCETITVEQEINNLKNYVLINQKRYGDRIKVNYLVSPDCLQHRIPKLILQPFIENSFFHGFNNKTSGFINVMVWQERDTLICEVMDNGDGMEITSNKLPATKSKKQHFTGIGVKNVHERIQILYGHQYGVTISSEVGQGTRIKITLPIVS; encoded by the coding sequence ATGAATGTTTTTCAAAAATATTTTAAACATAACGGTTTATTTGTCATTATGTTTTCGATAAGTGTTATTAGCATTATAAGTGTTTCAATTATTATTACGTGGACAACGTTCCGTATGTCTGAGCAGTTTTTTATTGATAAATTCAGTATTACAAATGCAAAAGTAATGGATCAAATTAAGGACAGCTTTGAATCTTATAATTATTCGATTGTTCTTGCATCAAATAATATTTTGCAAAGCGGAACAATTAGAAGGATTATGACCGAAGAGCAATCAAATCGTCAGAAAATGAATTCATTTTATCAAATGAGTGAGCAAATGAAGCGAATAAAATCAAATGTTGATGCCTATGAAACGGAAATTATTGTTACAGGTATTAATGGGATGAGTTATGCAACAAATCGTCCTTATTGGATGATTTCTGATGAAGATTTGAAAACTCATAACATAACAAATGTTTCGTTACAAAACCCTAAAAGATTGATTTATCAACATGATCGACGAATGAAAGAAACAAAAAACAAAGAAGATGAACAATACATTATTGCGACGAAGCCACTAATGGAAAGAATCTCAGGAACGATATATGGAATGATGTATTTCCCTATTCATGAAAGTGAGTTCAGAAAATTCTATAACAACTATACGAGCACAGGTAATGATGTGTATGTTCTTGATAAAACTGGAAGAATTATTTCTAGTAATAAAACGGATTTAATTGGTGAGAAAGCAGAAGAACTTTTGCAATATATTAAGGAAAACAATGATAAAGGTGAAAACTACATTGTGAAAGAGTTTAAGGGGACAGATTCTATTATCTTTTGGGAATACATCCCTTCTCTTGATATGTATTTATTCAATTTAATTGACCAAAAAACAGCGATTGGTGATTTAATTAATAAAAAGCAAATTGCGCTTATGTTATTTTTTATCGTGGTTATTGCTCTTATTATTGTGTTTTTTATTTCAAGAAGAATGACAAATTCACTTTCAACATTGGTTAAGCAAATTTCTGATGCATCTAAATATGATTTTGATCAATATGTTTTAGTAAGCGGAACGTATGAAACAAGGCAAATTGGCAAGGCATTTAATAGTATGTTAGATGAATTGCAAGATTATTTGGAGAAGCTCGTTCTTTATCAAAAGCAAAAGCGTAACGCGGAGCTAGCGGCGTTGCAACAGCAGATTAATCCACATTTTCTTTATAACACACTTACTTCTATTAAATTTATGATTCAGCAGGGTGGAAAAGGGGAAGCAGAGGAAACGATTAATTCTCTCATTTCTTTGCTTCAAAATACGATTGGCAATGTATGTGAAACGATTACTGTGGAGCAGGAAATAAATAATCTTAAAAACTATGTTCTTATTAATCAAAAACGCTATGGAGATCGAATTAAAGTGAATTATTTAGTTTCACCTGATTGCTTACAACATCGAATTCCTAAGCTTATTTTACAGCCATTTATAGAAAATTCATTTTTCCATGGTTTTAATAACAAAACATCAGGCTTTATTAATGTAATGGTTTGGCAGGAACGAGACACGCTTATTTGTGAAGTGATGGATAACGGTGATGGCATGGAGATTACATCGAATAAACTGCCAGCCACCAAGAGTAAGAAGCAGCATTTTACTGGAATTGGTGTAAAGAATGTTCATGAACGAATTCAAATATTATATGGTCATCAATATGGTGTTACCATATCAAGTGAAGTTGGACAAGGGACGAGAATAAAAATTACCCTTCCAATTGTTTCATAA